One Flexistipes sp. DNA segment encodes these proteins:
- a CDS encoding TIGR03546 family protein, whose translation MTHLIAKFLKVLNSETDPLQISLGFCFAMIFGLTPLFSIHNIIILLAVLILRVNLSAFIVGWAFFTALSFALDPLFHIIGLAVLTTPALEELWTTLYNTTIFRLANFNNTILMGSLLFSVILFIPLMIVSNTLIKKYREHFLAWVEKTKIMQLFKASKIYRAYQTVHGWKE comes from the coding sequence ATGACTCATCTCATCGCCAAATTTTTAAAGGTGCTCAACTCCGAAACTGATCCTCTGCAAATAAGCCTTGGATTCTGCTTCGCCATGATTTTCGGTCTTACTCCGCTTTTTTCAATACATAACATCATAATATTACTTGCAGTTCTGATTTTACGGGTAAACCTGTCCGCCTTTATTGTAGGCTGGGCTTTCTTTACCGCTCTTTCCTTTGCACTCGACCCGCTCTTTCATATAATCGGTTTGGCAGTGCTTACCACTCCGGCACTGGAAGAATTATGGACAACTTTATACAATACCACGATATTTCGGCTCGCAAATTTCAACAACACTATTCTGATGGGCAGTCTCCTTTTTTCCGTTATTCTTTTTATCCCTCTGATGATAGTGTCCAATACTCTCATAAAAAAATACAGGGAACATTTTCTGGCTTGGGTGGAAAAAACAAAAATCATGCAGCTGTTCAAAGCGAGTAAAATTTACCGGGCATATCAGACCGTTCACGGCTGGAAGGAGTAA
- the corA gene encoding magnesium/cobalt transporter CorA, with product MARFLKKKDKTIGKVPGEPVFIGVKKVDQATINVIDYNDTEISETSNVEAEYLKTLKEKNTVSWININGLHDIELIKEIAETFDLHPVVAEDIANTDQRPKMEDHEEYIFITTKMMRFDEDNTKILNEQVSIIFGKNFLITFQECPGDTFDPVGNRIRKKRGRISGANTDYLAYALMDSIIDKYLVITEKIGEKIEDLEDLVLDSTDSQTPYDIKNYKREIIFLKKAFKPTKEFILQLNNMESGLIDEKTFPFLKDLMDLSTQAVESVETYRDLLSDQLNLYNTNVGNKLNEIMKVLTIFSVIFIPLTFVAGIYGTNFEYLPELKYRYSYFIFWGVLILIAVVMLKFFKNKKWI from the coding sequence ATGGCAAGGTTTTTAAAGAAAAAAGACAAAACAATTGGAAAGGTGCCTGGCGAGCCTGTATTCATAGGCGTAAAAAAAGTAGACCAGGCAACAATAAATGTTATTGATTATAACGATACTGAAATTTCCGAAACCTCAAATGTCGAAGCGGAATATTTGAAAACATTAAAAGAAAAAAATACGGTTAGCTGGATTAATATAAACGGTTTGCACGATATTGAACTGATCAAAGAAATTGCCGAAACTTTCGACCTGCACCCTGTTGTAGCCGAAGACATTGCAAATACAGACCAAAGACCTAAAATGGAGGATCATGAGGAATACATTTTCATCACTACAAAAATGATGCGATTTGACGAAGACAACACTAAAATTTTAAATGAACAGGTAAGCATTATATTTGGAAAGAATTTTCTTATAACTTTCCAGGAATGCCCCGGTGATACTTTTGACCCCGTCGGAAACCGTATAAGAAAGAAGCGGGGGCGTATTAGTGGTGCAAACACAGATTATCTGGCATATGCATTGATGGACAGTATAATTGACAAATACCTTGTAATTACCGAAAAGATAGGGGAGAAGATCGAAGATCTGGAAGATTTAGTACTTGACAGCACCGACAGCCAAACCCCTTACGATATAAAAAACTATAAAAGAGAGATTATTTTCTTAAAAAAGGCTTTTAAACCGACAAAAGAATTTATTCTACAGCTGAACAATATGGAATCAGGCCTGATTGATGAAAAAACTTTTCCTTTTCTTAAAGACCTTATGGATTTATCAACACAGGCGGTGGAATCCGTTGAAACGTACAGAGATTTGCTCAGCGATCAGCTTAATCTCTATAATACAAATGTGGGCAATAAATTGAATGAAATTATGAAAGTACTTACAATTTTTTCCGTTATATTCATTCCGCTTACTTTTGTTGCAGGAATATACGGGACTAACTTTGAATACCTGCCCGAACTGAAATACCGCTACAGCTATTTTATATTCTGGGGAGTTCTCATACTTATCGCTGTAGTAATGCTTAAATTTTTTAAAAACAAAAAATGGATATAA
- a CDS encoding SDR family oxidoreductase, with the protein MKILITGATGYIGRRLAYKALDEGFSVRLFVRNTRKVDTELQKKCEIIQGSTFEKENLDRALSGIDTAYYLIHSMGKGSDFEALDKKSAENFRNAAVRNSVAKIVYLGGLGEQSNTSRHLRSRNETGRILSSDPGKIDVICFRAGVIIGSGSASFEIVRNITEKLPLMVAPRWVETLTEPVGIQDVIKYLISAADSDLKGSHVVDIGTGKMSFKEMMLKAAEVMHLKRIIIKVPLLTPNLSSYWLILFTPVNFDVAKELIEGLKFPSVKENDKASQLFPEIQPESYEKAFTKALEEIYDNQVISSWCDSSGGRHCDVPFVNEISKAVYKDMHIAEVDNFEAEKVFGSVKMLGGKRGWLAYDILWQLRGLMDKLIGGYGLNRGRRNEKELRVGDYIDFWKVVDLVENKRLLLQAQMKVPGKAWLEFSLIDNTLVQTAFFYPKGLMGRLYWFSMLPFHKFIFGKMLHRVVKRAEKQVL; encoded by the coding sequence ATGAAGATACTGATTACTGGTGCCACAGGCTATATTGGCAGAAGACTGGCTTATAAAGCGCTTGATGAGGGATTTTCCGTTCGCCTTTTTGTGAGAAACACCAGGAAAGTAGATACAGAATTGCAAAAAAAGTGCGAAATTATCCAGGGATCCACATTTGAAAAGGAAAATCTTGATAGGGCTTTAAGCGGCATTGATACGGCATATTACCTTATTCATTCCATGGGTAAAGGTTCCGATTTTGAAGCTTTGGACAAAAAGAGTGCTGAAAATTTCAGAAATGCTGCTGTTAGAAATAGCGTGGCGAAAATTGTCTATTTAGGCGGTTTGGGAGAGCAAAGTAATACCAGCAGACACTTGCGAAGCAGAAATGAAACCGGCCGTATTTTGTCGTCAGATCCCGGTAAAATTGATGTTATTTGTTTCAGAGCGGGTGTTATAATAGGCTCCGGGAGTGCCAGTTTTGAAATAGTGCGGAACATTACTGAAAAACTCCCCCTAATGGTGGCTCCGCGATGGGTTGAAACTTTAACGGAACCGGTGGGAATTCAAGATGTGATAAAATATCTTATTTCTGCAGCTGATTCTGATTTAAAAGGCTCTCACGTTGTGGATATCGGTACCGGTAAAATGAGCTTTAAAGAAATGATGTTAAAAGCAGCCGAAGTGATGCATTTAAAAAGAATTATTATCAAAGTTCCTCTTCTCACTCCTAATCTTTCCTCATACTGGCTTATTCTTTTTACTCCAGTGAACTTTGATGTTGCAAAAGAGTTGATTGAGGGGTTGAAATTTCCTTCTGTGAAGGAAAACGACAAGGCTTCACAGCTTTTTCCTGAAATACAGCCTGAAAGTTATGAGAAGGCTTTTACAAAAGCTCTTGAAGAAATTTATGACAATCAGGTTATAAGCAGCTGGTGTGACAGCAGCGGAGGGAGGCATTGTGATGTACCATTTGTGAATGAGATTTCAAAAGCGGTCTATAAAGATATGCATATTGCTGAAGTGGACAATTTCGAAGCGGAAAAAGTTTTTGGCTCGGTTAAGATGCTCGGAGGCAAAAGAGGGTGGCTTGCTTATGATATCCTGTGGCAGCTGCGGGGCCTTATGGATAAATTGATTGGCGGATACGGTTTAAACAGAGGCAGGAGAAATGAAAAAGAGCTGAGGGTAGGGGATTACATCGATTTCTGGAAAGTCGTTGATCTCGTGGAAAACAAAAGGCTTTTGTTACAGGCACAGATGAAAGTACCCGGTAAAGCTTGGCTTGAGTTTTCTCTGATTGATAATACGCTTGTACAGACGGCTTTTTTTTACCCCAAAGGATTAATGGGTAGACTTTATTGGTTCAGTATGCTGCCATTTCATAAATTTATTTTCGGCAAAATGCTTCACAGAGTGGTGAAAAGGGCTGAAAAACAGGTTTTATAG
- a CDS encoding ArsA family ATPase: protein MTKLYLICGKGGVGKTTNASAVALALANKGEKTLLLSTDFTPAIGDVMETDIGPEFTKINDYLTAMEMDHKTITERWIRKFGPDFHQILSRLVDIDNLDRESENSLLEYISSAPSLREETMLDFIVELSENENYDKIIWDSAPAGETLNLLNMPSLLKKHLKSGTKIYDSLDKLTKFRSGRKSISKIIDEWTELSDYISRYIKENAAFILVTNPEKVVYNRTKDIYHTLIDYRMNVHGCIINKIFRNISDKTFKEQQDKALKDLYNLFHKLPVAELEHSIHNVNTRQNLEKTGQKLIKELQIM from the coding sequence ATGACTAAATTATACTTAATCTGCGGAAAAGGCGGAGTAGGTAAAACCACAAATGCCTCTGCCGTAGCCCTTGCTCTGGCAAACAAAGGAGAAAAGACACTTCTCCTGTCCACAGATTTCACACCGGCGATTGGTGATGTAATGGAAACTGATATCGGCCCTGAATTCACTAAAATAAATGATTATCTTACCGCAATGGAAATGGATCATAAAACAATTACTGAAAGGTGGATACGCAAATTCGGCCCGGATTTTCACCAGATACTTTCCCGTCTTGTTGATATTGACAATCTCGACAGGGAATCTGAAAACAGCCTTTTGGAGTATATCAGTTCAGCCCCTTCCCTTCGGGAAGAAACAATGCTGGATTTTATTGTGGAATTGTCTGAAAACGAAAATTACGATAAAATCATCTGGGACTCAGCTCCTGCAGGGGAAACATTAAACCTTTTAAACATGCCTTCACTTTTAAAAAAACACCTGAAATCTGGAACGAAAATCTACGACAGCCTGGACAAACTAACAAAATTCAGATCAGGCAGGAAAAGTATCTCAAAAATTATCGATGAATGGACAGAATTGTCCGATTATATTTCAAGATATATCAAGGAGAATGCTGCATTTATCCTTGTAACAAATCCGGAAAAAGTTGTTTATAACAGGACAAAGGATATTTACCATACGCTGATTGATTACAGGATGAATGTACATGGGTGTATAATAAACAAAATTTTCAGGAATATTTCCGATAAAACGTTTAAAGAACAACAGGATAAAGCTCTAAAAGACCTTTATAATCTGTTCCATAAACTGCCTGTTGCTGAATTAGAGCACAGTATCCACAATGTAAATACCCGACAAAACCTTGAAAAAACCGGTCAAAAGCTTATCAAAGAATTACAAATTATGTAA
- the msrA gene encoding peptide-methionine (S)-S-oxide reductase MsrA produces MKTRFVFLMLAGFIFFASNASAEKAILAGGCFWCMEADFEKLEGVSEVASGFTGGKLKNPTYNGNHEGHVEAVEITYDPSKVSYKELLDYFWVNIDPFDAEGQFCDRGPSYRSAIFVQNEKERKIAEKSKKEIQKMFPDKEVVTPIRNASTFYPIKGDESYHQDYYKKSPLSYKFYRWNCGRDQRLEEIWGEKAVH; encoded by the coding sequence ATGAAGACCAGATTTGTATTTTTAATGTTAGCAGGTTTTATATTTTTCGCTTCAAATGCTTCGGCGGAAAAGGCAATATTGGCAGGCGGATGTTTCTGGTGTATGGAAGCTGATTTTGAAAAGCTTGAAGGTGTGAGCGAAGTTGCCTCAGGGTTTACCGGCGGTAAACTGAAAAATCCCACATATAACGGAAACCATGAAGGACATGTTGAAGCAGTGGAAATAACATATGATCCTTCAAAGGTAAGTTATAAAGAGCTTCTTGACTATTTCTGGGTTAATATAGACCCGTTTGATGCAGAAGGGCAGTTTTGTGACAGAGGACCGAGCTATAGAAGTGCTATTTTTGTGCAAAATGAAAAAGAAAGAAAAATCGCTGAAAAGTCCAAAAAAGAGATTCAAAAAATGTTTCCTGACAAAGAAGTCGTCACACCGATTAGAAATGCGTCTACTTTTTATCCGATAAAAGGTGATGAAAGCTACCATCAGGATTATTATAAAAAGAGCCCGCTCAGTTACAAGTTTTACCGCTGGAACTGCGGACGTGATCAGAGATTGGAAGAAATCTGGGGGGAAAAGGCTGTTCACTGA
- a CDS encoding sodium-dependent transporter encodes MKREKWTGKMGFILVSVGSAIGLGNIWLFSWRIGEYGGAAFLIPYLIFVFGIASVGLMEEWAFGRSQVKGAIGAFEKVFEEKKKGTGKIGAALGFIPVAAVFSIYIFYAIVIGWLLKYFVLSFTGAFNVINIPDYFGTFTGTASTIGWHAAAVIGTMVIVFFGVQKGIEKANKIMMPVLFVILLILVIRSVTLTGAMDGIKYIFVPEWSKLAEVKTWIMALGQAFFTLSLGGATMLVYGSYARDDTDIPSASIQAVLFNFMASMLAALAIIPAVFAFGLDPAAGPGLLFVSIPTVFAKMPGGYIFGILFFLSVVFAGFSSSVSMLEPAVEGFMDKTGFSRGKAVLLLSIVAFLVGLPLDVDMSKFGTWADITTIYVLPFGALVSAVVFFWVFGADKARAEINKNSNIRFGKWFEPYGKYIFVFVAFIVVILNIVYGGIG; translated from the coding sequence ATGAAAAGAGAGAAGTGGACAGGAAAAATGGGTTTTATACTGGTCAGTGTGGGATCAGCAATAGGTCTTGGAAATATATGGCTTTTTTCATGGCGTATAGGTGAATACGGCGGCGCGGCATTCCTGATTCCGTATTTAATTTTTGTTTTCGGCATTGCCAGTGTCGGACTTATGGAAGAATGGGCATTCGGCAGAAGCCAGGTAAAAGGAGCGATCGGAGCTTTTGAAAAGGTTTTTGAAGAAAAGAAAAAAGGGACCGGCAAAATCGGGGCGGCTCTGGGTTTTATTCCGGTAGCGGCTGTCTTTTCCATTTATATATTTTACGCCATAGTGATAGGCTGGCTTCTGAAGTACTTCGTTTTGTCATTTACAGGAGCCTTCAATGTAATAAACATTCCGGATTATTTCGGAACCTTTACCGGTACTGCAAGTACCATAGGATGGCATGCAGCTGCAGTTATCGGGACAATGGTAATCGTATTTTTCGGTGTCCAAAAAGGTATTGAAAAGGCAAACAAAATTATGATGCCTGTACTATTTGTTATTCTGCTCATTTTGGTAATAAGATCAGTAACACTGACAGGGGCGATGGACGGTATAAAATATATTTTTGTTCCTGAATGGTCTAAACTTGCTGAAGTCAAAACCTGGATTATGGCTCTCGGACAGGCATTCTTTACATTAAGTCTTGGTGGGGCAACAATGCTTGTTTACGGAAGTTATGCCCGTGATGACACTGACATCCCTTCCGCTTCAATACAGGCCGTACTGTTTAATTTTATGGCATCAATGCTGGCTGCGTTAGCCATCATCCCCGCTGTGTTTGCATTTGGCCTGGATCCGGCAGCCGGCCCCGGACTTTTGTTTGTCAGTATACCAACAGTTTTTGCCAAGATGCCCGGAGGTTATATATTCGGTATTCTGTTTTTTCTCTCAGTAGTATTTGCCGGATTTTCATCTTCAGTAAGTATGCTTGAGCCTGCAGTGGAAGGCTTTATGGATAAAACCGGGTTTTCCCGAGGGAAAGCTGTACTGTTATTAAGTATTGTAGCTTTTCTTGTGGGCTTGCCGCTGGATGTTGACATGTCAAAATTCGGCACATGGGCGGACATAACAACCATTTACGTTCTGCCCTTCGGCGCTCTTGTTTCTGCTGTAGTATTCTTTTGGGTTTTTGGTGCAGATAAGGCAAGGGCTGAAATCAATAAAAACTCCAACATACGCTTTGGCAAATGGTTTGAACCTTACGGCAAATATATATTTGTATTTGTAGCTTTTATCGTAGTAATATTAAATATAGTTTACGGGGGTATCGGTTAA
- a CDS encoding Wadjet anti-phage system protein JetD domain-containing protein translates to MLDRCLLIAKLLENNECSYSKHLDDFINSDILIKKGRYKVIINDYNYLRNYFNNHCREIYEKYNILSELNIYPKSMENLEKAYKLYAYLKNNELRGTDLRQLSALVFGDSKTIQKSSILKTLVNEFRPLSAGSYYNIIHIRCDKNIHLENIDITDVMKSNGFFSCFADKLEIISAEAENTVIFENLSPFFRLNPNNSMFIYAAGFQNIGEIGRQLKNSDFGNIIHFGDVDPAGLQIADILMSYIPGTSFFPDINTIEKAINNIHTPVYAEKKYETQSLDSDDLREIAEMMTEYGHIRIEQEMIVSLAEKGVINLPDWCRS, encoded by the coding sequence ATGCTTGACAGATGCCTTCTGATAGCAAAACTTCTTGAAAATAACGAATGCAGTTATTCGAAGCATCTGGATGATTTTATAAACTCGGATATCCTGATAAAAAAAGGCCGATATAAAGTTATTATAAACGATTATAATTATCTCCGGAATTACTTCAACAACCACTGCAGGGAAATTTACGAAAAATACAACATACTCTCCGAACTGAATATCTACCCCAAAAGCATGGAAAATTTGGAAAAGGCTTACAAACTTTATGCCTACCTGAAAAATAATGAGTTAAGAGGAACCGACCTGCGCCAGCTGTCTGCGTTAGTATTTGGTGATTCCAAAACTATTCAAAAATCTTCAATTTTAAAAACGCTTGTCAATGAATTCAGACCGCTTAGTGCCGGTAGTTATTACAATATTATTCACATCAGATGTGACAAAAACATACATTTGGAAAATATAGACATTACCGATGTAATGAAAAGTAACGGCTTTTTCTCCTGTTTTGCCGATAAGCTGGAGATTATATCTGCAGAGGCTGAAAATACAGTAATTTTTGAAAATCTGTCACCTTTTTTCAGACTAAATCCGAATAATTCAATGTTTATTTACGCTGCAGGCTTTCAAAATATTGGTGAAATCGGCAGACAGCTGAAAAACAGCGATTTCGGAAATATTATACATTTTGGTGATGTGGATCCCGCCGGTCTTCAGATTGCTGACATTTTAATGTCATATATTCCAGGAACTTCTTTCTTTCCTGATATAAATACCATAGAAAAGGCAATAAATAATATACATACACCTGTTTACGCCGAAAAAAAATACGAAACACAATCTCTTGATTCTGATGATTTGAGAGAAATAGCCGAAATGATGACCGAATACGGCCACATCAGAATTGAGCAGGAAATGATAGTTTCTCTGGCAGAAAAAGGTGTAATAAACCTGCCTGACTGGTGCCGGTCATAA
- a CDS encoding SbcC/MukB-like Walker B domain-containing protein has product MGVKLEKESIYLDSLVIVGFNLYPKCIMHFDKTFTSLFGKNGVGKTTLLDAIQTGLIANQQYTKFNVTTQKDDRSLGDYMLGSAGYIFFNINKFQQHYAGRPPENSKTLSFGIRLIKNPDTKVDIKPIALENVTVAPDDFFEGNRLIENLAQLNKHLLSKYPNLEFRNFQTVTEYHQYLYNRGVLAINISSKISEFSTLYRSISTGILRQGKKMIKDVLSSTDSSPKKLIQSLTKSIRQRSEVVRKIERIKAIRDEVYALEDAANKYHDNCVKYYSDQLNKSISKLESMKTKLSKNNDTIENHNRKLEIINADIDEKNAHLQDTEEQLEKLLQNISDFERSYAAFEEYTELLKTSAENENILKELTEKIRELENNISVKKQNLEDIFQSKNFAEKDKIKIEGELKALSVNYENYNNLIKYLQNVTSYTKDRIGTVTDFEKMLDHWNQISRDIESLPFLKKEYKNLTEKLKIHNKAVSIKNRLSSDISFESKEELNTEGKTLESELYTLKKETEEKEHIVENIDKEINELLKGKIVLPEALKNFNGQFLYKKFDDIPIDESEKLESLLGDMKYAAVVSDSKDIYDYANGSDKLFFVTGDIDTDKYSVEKLQDGYLIYDSKAPSVKRYEPAPKYPVIGEKSRKARVEALRQNIKDTKSVIEKNNRRMQTISTLLKDIYELDHIFDYLYLKNLTDEADDLKKQIEYIEEKSFVFNKVKNDFQQILRLKYYFGRSDYKDDYEKAKKELTEIKKHIENLDKDYSELKSKINELESLLDKEKNEFHKAEKIYNKNITIKERLENEYPRDILLGKVDFSEIETLRKEKSRMSELKNTYSKEIDRLKDERREIQSEQKRLVDEITRLRDDIEVYEEKISHYKDVSLELTGEELSPKTFDISDASFYESRGIFEKEMTSFLQKYDKDMPKTPNILDKFNETVVKVFPNFQSLTKLQEDLEKLNVQLLQIEDEIKSVIGNFKSGIEENIFRVKRTLRKLNSDLENVHFGKIRQIKLRVEERPAYHKLQHIHQSDSIMSLLESEDVDFDAFIKDLGRSLGYSRSQVNEDDVLDYRNYFDIEIDLFDNSGNRRNKGLSNGENLGTNIVIVLSMLTRFSEESLKDKMLPIVLDEADRLDVDSINTLFEIAENWGLQLIVALPNIPNFNRGMHYHLIASDNGVVMPHTRFEG; this is encoded by the coding sequence ATGGGAGTAAAACTCGAAAAAGAAAGCATATATTTAGACTCTCTTGTGATAGTCGGCTTTAATTTGTACCCAAAATGCATTATGCATTTTGACAAAACTTTCACCTCCCTTTTCGGCAAAAACGGGGTGGGCAAAACCACTTTGTTGGATGCTATCCAAACAGGGCTGATAGCAAATCAGCAGTATACTAAATTTAATGTCACAACCCAGAAAGACGACCGCTCACTCGGCGATTATATGCTGGGATCGGCAGGCTATATATTCTTCAACATTAACAAATTTCAGCAGCATTATGCCGGCAGGCCCCCAGAAAACAGCAAAACCCTGTCTTTCGGTATAAGGCTTATCAAAAACCCTGATACAAAAGTTGATATCAAACCGATTGCTCTGGAAAATGTTACTGTAGCTCCTGACGATTTTTTTGAAGGAAACCGGCTCATTGAAAATCTTGCTCAGCTTAACAAACATCTGTTAAGCAAATACCCCAATCTTGAATTCCGAAATTTCCAGACAGTCACCGAATATCACCAATATTTGTACAACAGGGGGGTGTTGGCAATAAACATTTCATCAAAGATTTCGGAATTTTCCACACTTTACAGGTCAATCTCCACAGGTATCCTCCGTCAGGGTAAAAAAATGATAAAGGATGTCCTCTCCTCCACCGATTCCAGTCCGAAAAAACTTATTCAGTCTTTAACAAAAAGTATAAGGCAGCGCAGCGAAGTGGTAAGAAAAATTGAGCGTATAAAAGCCATAAGGGATGAAGTATACGCCTTGGAAGATGCGGCAAACAAATATCATGACAACTGTGTAAAATATTACAGCGATCAGCTTAACAAAAGCATATCCAAACTTGAAAGCATGAAAACGAAATTGTCCAAAAATAATGATACGATTGAAAACCATAACAGAAAACTTGAAATAATTAATGCCGATATTGATGAAAAAAATGCCCACCTGCAGGATACTGAAGAGCAGCTTGAAAAACTGCTGCAGAACATTTCAGATTTTGAAAGAAGCTATGCCGCTTTTGAAGAGTATACCGAGTTACTTAAAACTTCAGCAGAAAATGAAAACATATTAAAAGAGTTGACAGAGAAAATCCGTGAGCTGGAAAATAACATTTCCGTGAAAAAACAGAATCTTGAAGATATTTTTCAATCTAAAAATTTTGCGGAGAAAGATAAAATAAAAATTGAAGGCGAGTTAAAAGCCCTCTCTGTTAATTATGAAAATTACAACAATCTTATCAAATATCTGCAGAATGTTACATCCTACACAAAAGACAGAATAGGTACTGTCACAGATTTTGAAAAAATGCTTGATCACTGGAATCAAATCAGCAGAGACATTGAAAGTCTGCCGTTCTTAAAAAAAGAATACAAAAACCTCACAGAAAAACTGAAAATCCACAACAAAGCGGTGTCCATAAAGAATCGTCTCAGCAGTGATATATCATTTGAATCCAAAGAGGAGCTTAATACTGAAGGCAAAACACTGGAGTCCGAGCTTTACACCCTCAAAAAGGAGACTGAAGAAAAAGAGCATATTGTTGAAAATATAGACAAGGAAATAAACGAACTTCTCAAGGGTAAAATTGTACTTCCGGAAGCCCTGAAAAATTTCAACGGCCAGTTTTTATACAAAAAGTTTGATGACATACCCATTGATGAAAGTGAAAAACTGGAATCGCTGCTGGGAGACATGAAATATGCCGCTGTAGTGTCTGATTCAAAAGATATTTACGATTACGCAAATGGTTCTGACAAACTGTTTTTTGTTACCGGAGATATTGATACAGACAAATATTCTGTGGAAAAGCTTCAGGATGGATATCTTATCTATGACAGTAAAGCGCCATCTGTAAAACGGTATGAGCCAGCTCCGAAATATCCGGTAATAGGTGAAAAATCCAGAAAAGCAAGGGTCGAGGCTTTGAGGCAGAATATCAAAGATACAAAATCTGTAATCGAAAAAAACAATCGCAGAATGCAAACTATTTCAACCCTTTTGAAGGATATTTATGAGTTAGACCACATTTTTGATTATCTCTATCTGAAAAATCTCACCGATGAAGCGGATGACCTAAAAAAGCAAATAGAATACATAGAGGAAAAAAGCTTTGTTTTTAACAAAGTCAAAAACGATTTCCAGCAAATCCTGAGATTAAAATATTACTTCGGACGATCTGACTATAAAGACGATTACGAGAAAGCAAAAAAAGAACTGACAGAAATCAAAAAGCATATAGAAAATCTGGACAAAGATTATTCTGAACTTAAAAGTAAGATAAATGAACTGGAATCTCTTCTTGATAAAGAAAAAAATGAATTTCACAAAGCAGAGAAGATTTATAATAAAAACATAACAATAAAAGAGCGTTTAGAGAATGAATATCCGAGGGATATTCTGCTGGGGAAAGTTGATTTCAGCGAAATCGAAACACTCAGAAAGGAAAAAAGCAGGATGAGCGAACTCAAAAACACTTACAGTAAAGAGATAGACCGTTTAAAAGATGAAAGAAGAGAAATTCAGTCAGAGCAAAAAAGGCTGGTGGACGAAATTACCCGTTTAAGAGATGATATAGAGGTATACGAAGAGAAAATTTCTCACTACAAAGATGTATCCCTTGAGCTTACAGGCGAAGAGTTATCACCCAAAACGTTTGATATAAGTGACGCTTCCTTTTATGAAAGCAGAGGAATATTTGAGAAGGAAATGACATCATTTTTACAAAAATACGACAAAGACATGCCAAAAACACCAAACATTTTGGATAAATTTAATGAAACGGTTGTAAAAGTTTTCCCGAACTTTCAGTCGCTGACAAAACTGCAGGAAGATCTGGAAAAACTGAATGTACAGCTGCTTCAAATCGAAGATGAAATAAAGTCAGTAATCGGAAATTTCAAGTCGGGAATTGAGGAAAATATTTTCAGGGTAAAAAGAACGTTACGCAAATTAAACAGTGACCTGGAAAACGTGCATTTCGGCAAAATCCGACAGATAAAATTACGGGTGGAAGAGCGGCCTGCTTATCACAAACTTCAGCATATTCACCAGTCGGATTCCATAATGAGTCTTCTTGAGTCCGAAGATGTGGACTTCGATGCTTTTATAAAAGATTTGGGCAGAAGTCTCGGTTACAGCCGCTCGCAGGTAAACGAGGATGATGTTCTGGATTACCGCAACTATTTTGATATTGAAATAGATTTGTTTGATAACTCCGGCAACCGAAGAAACAAAGGGCTTTCCAACGGTGAAAATCTGGGCACCAATATTGTAATTGTCTTAAGTATGCTAACAAGATTTTCCGAAGAAAGCCTGAAAGATAAAATGCTGCCCATCGTCCTGGATGAAGCTGACAGACTGGATGTGGACTCAATCAATACGTTATTTGAAATTGCAGAAAACTGGGGACTGCAGCTCATTGTGGCACTACCCAATATTCCCAATTTTAACAGAGGCATGCACTATCATCTCATTGCCTCAGACAACGGAGTGGTTATGCCGCATACCAGATTTGAAGGGTAA